Proteins encoded by one window of Thermococcus sp. Bubb.Bath:
- a CDS encoding PQQ-like beta-propeller repeat protein, protein MENVMGAKTGIFIVALVLMAQFVSASGIVIEEIKQNGMTSLMSVDSGDFIVAGGISNGTGLGDFDAVVYRFNSSGSLVWAKAYGSQGRDLLTTVKVINGNRILAAGGSSYFGGGWIFELDGDGNVLWSRSYNTEIITSVIPYGDGFLAASSKLGHGIILKLSSNGSPLSGYMFDFNYSVVPVKLEALPDGSIFVAGMIHSPATNSQDMWLAEISNNGTVIWQRSFGGNGTEQLYDMEVDGKGITLVGYTTSPSLGVKNNVDLLVIRTDLQGNLLWAKRVGSPQNDWANAVTLLPTGELLVGGITYAIPSLSAQAWLLVLDSAGNVERWITFGGKGSDWIRGMVTLPDGRVILVGGTNGKTNGLGQLLSSNPLFIMLNGTTFHFEGCNLNVKRPLFTVSSVSPVVWTGPAGPLMKVRIASAPVEPEVKALSPSVSVLCPQRSSSSPITSPTTHTPTTPSTTSSLKPSEGTQSSTSNSASPSSSKGVSSSGHEGSHGICGPAFLLLPTLIAAMLMAKKGK, encoded by the coding sequence GTGGAAAACGTGATGGGCGCTAAAACCGGCATTTTCATCGTGGCCTTAGTTCTCATGGCTCAGTTTGTTTCCGCATCAGGTATAGTTATTGAGGAGATCAAACAAAATGGCATGACCTCGCTGATGAGCGTTGACTCTGGAGACTTCATCGTCGCAGGCGGAATCTCAAACGGGACGGGTCTTGGTGACTTTGATGCCGTGGTTTACAGGTTTAATAGTTCAGGTTCCCTAGTGTGGGCTAAGGCCTACGGGAGTCAGGGAAGGGATCTTTTAACAACTGTGAAGGTGATAAATGGAAATCGGATACTAGCCGCAGGGGGAAGCTCCTACTTCGGAGGGGGCTGGATATTCGAGCTGGACGGAGACGGAAACGTCCTATGGAGTCGTTCTTACAACACGGAAATAATCACCTCTGTTATCCCATACGGCGACGGTTTTCTGGCGGCCTCTTCAAAGTTAGGGCATGGAATAATCCTCAAGCTCTCTAGCAATGGGAGCCCCCTCTCTGGCTACATGTTTGACTTCAATTACAGTGTGGTGCCGGTTAAGCTGGAGGCACTTCCAGATGGCTCAATCTTCGTCGCAGGCATGATCCATTCCCCCGCCACTAACTCACAGGACATGTGGCTCGCGGAGATATCCAACAACGGAACCGTCATCTGGCAGCGCTCTTTTGGAGGAAACGGGACAGAACAGCTCTACGATATGGAAGTAGATGGAAAGGGAATAACCCTCGTTGGATACACGACTTCCCCCTCTCTAGGTGTGAAGAACAACGTTGACCTCCTTGTAATTAGAACGGACCTCCAGGGGAACCTCTTATGGGCAAAGAGGGTTGGGAGTCCCCAGAACGACTGGGCCAACGCGGTAACGCTCCTTCCTACTGGAGAGCTCCTCGTGGGAGGGATAACCTACGCTATTCCATCCCTAAGCGCTCAGGCGTGGTTGCTCGTCCTAGACTCCGCTGGAAACGTTGAGAGATGGATAACCTTCGGAGGAAAGGGCTCCGACTGGATAAGAGGGATGGTTACACTTCCAGACGGCAGAGTCATCCTTGTCGGCGGAACCAACGGAAAGACAAACGGTCTTGGGCAGCTGTTAAGCTCCAACCCGCTGTTCATTATGCTCAATGGCACAACGTTCCACTTTGAAGGATGCAACCTAAACGTAAAGAGGCCGCTGTTCACCGTGAGCTCGGTCTCTCCTGTGGTGTGGACCGGCCCTGCAGGGCCTCTAATGAAAGTTAGAATAGCCTCGGCGCCCGTGGAACCAGAGGTTAAGGCCCTCAGCCCATCGGTAAGTGTGTTGTGTCCTCAGAGGTCTTCATCATCTCCCATCACGTCCCCTACAACGCATACCCCTACGACTCCCTCCACAACCTCCAGCTTAAAGCCCAGTGAAGGAACCCAGAGCTCAACTTCAAACTCAGCTTCCCCCTCATCCTCCAAGGGTGTATCCTCCTCCGGACATGAGGGAAGCCACGGGATCTGCGGGCCGGCTTTTCTCCTCCTTCCGACGTTGATTGCAGCCATGCTTATGGCAAAAAAAGGGAAGTGA
- a CDS encoding oleate hydratase codes for MLNYKRVTPRKVPDIEERKVYLVGGGIASLAAAVFLIRDARMPGENINIIEKTPVNGGCLDGSGDPQKGYLLRGGRMFEEHYEATWDLLGSIPSLDDPEKTILDEVVEFNKEYVGSSKCRLVGTPGKKVDFSRYELSVRHLNELNELILTPEEKLGGVTIEGWFSKDFFQTNFWYFWATMFAFQPWHSVAEMRRYMLRFMHLVKGLNRIEGVKRTPYNQYDSIILPIQNWLKERGVNFIMDTTVVDVEIEERDGRKYVTKLYTRGQQEGAIEVGEKDLVFITLGSMVDNSTYGDFEHPPVLNRGEGDSWRLWKKLVEKDPSLGNPDVFAGDIDKTKWESFTITFKGDKFLRMLEEFTGNRTGTGGLVTFKDSSWLMSIVAFRQPHFRNQPEDVTVLWGYGLFVDKEGDYIKKPMSQATGKEIFLELLYHLGWLDKKDELLESVINVRTAMMPYITAHFMPRKPGDRPPVVPENYANLALMGQYVEIPGECVFTVEYSVKSAMIGVYTLLDLGREVPPAHTPYHEVPVIISAVETLLDNDKKEALKHSLGLYLAGRL; via the coding sequence GTGCTGAACTACAAGAGGGTAACGCCGAGGAAAGTTCCGGATATAGAGGAAAGGAAGGTCTACCTCGTCGGCGGTGGTATAGCCTCACTGGCTGCGGCGGTTTTCCTCATAAGGGACGCCAGAATGCCCGGAGAGAACATCAACATCATAGAGAAGACTCCGGTCAACGGCGGCTGTCTCGACGGCTCCGGAGACCCCCAGAAGGGCTATTTGCTAAGAGGCGGCAGGATGTTCGAGGAGCACTACGAGGCAACCTGGGACCTGCTTGGGAGCATCCCCAGCCTCGATGACCCGGAGAAGACGATACTCGACGAGGTTGTTGAGTTCAACAAAGAGTACGTTGGCTCCTCCAAGTGCCGCCTCGTCGGCACCCCGGGCAAGAAGGTCGACTTCAGCAGGTACGAGCTCAGCGTGAGGCACCTGAACGAGCTCAACGAGCTCATTCTCACCCCGGAGGAAAAGCTTGGAGGGGTTACGATAGAGGGGTGGTTCTCGAAGGACTTCTTCCAGACCAACTTCTGGTACTTCTGGGCTACGATGTTCGCCTTCCAGCCCTGGCACAGCGTCGCCGAGATGAGGCGCTACATGCTCCGCTTCATGCATCTCGTCAAGGGCCTCAACAGGATAGAAGGGGTTAAGAGGACTCCCTACAACCAGTACGACTCGATAATCCTCCCGATACAGAATTGGCTCAAGGAGCGCGGTGTTAACTTCATCATGGACACCACCGTCGTCGATGTCGAGATTGAGGAGAGGGACGGAAGGAAGTACGTCACCAAGCTCTACACGAGGGGGCAACAGGAGGGCGCAATCGAGGTCGGCGAGAAGGACCTCGTCTTCATAACCCTCGGCTCGATGGTGGACAACTCCACCTACGGCGACTTCGAGCACCCGCCGGTTCTCAACAGGGGAGAAGGCGACAGCTGGAGGCTCTGGAAGAAGTTGGTGGAGAAGGACCCGTCCCTCGGAAACCCCGACGTCTTCGCCGGCGACATCGACAAGACCAAGTGGGAGTCCTTCACGATAACCTTTAAGGGAGACAAATTCCTCAGGATGCTGGAGGAGTTCACGGGCAACAGGACCGGAACCGGCGGACTGGTCACGTTCAAGGACTCCTCGTGGCTGATGTCCATCGTTGCCTTCAGGCAACCGCACTTCAGGAACCAGCCCGAGGACGTAACCGTTCTCTGGGGCTACGGTCTCTTCGTGGACAAGGAGGGCGACTACATCAAGAAGCCGATGAGCCAGGCCACCGGAAAGGAAATATTCCTCGAACTTCTCTACCACCTCGGCTGGCTCGATAAGAAGGACGAGCTCCTTGAGAGCGTCATAAACGTCAGGACTGCCATGATGCCCTACATCACCGCCCACTTCATGCCTAGGAAACCCGGTGACAGGCCGCCGGTTGTCCCTGAGAACTACGCCAACCTCGCCCTGATGGGGCAGTACGTCGAGATACCTGGAGAGTGCGTCTTCACCGTTGAGTACTCGGTCAAGTCGGCCATGATAGGAGTTTACACTCTCCTCGACCTCGGCAGGGAGGTTCCACCGGCCCACACACCCTACCACGAGGTTCCTGTCATCATCAGCGCCGTTGAGACCCTCCTCGACAACGACAAGAAGGAAGCCCTGAAGCACAGCCTCGGCCTCTACCTGGCCGGAAGGCTGTGA
- a CDS encoding aspartate racemase: MSERVIGILGGMGPLATAELFRRIVEKTPAKRDQDHPRIIIYNNPKIPDRTAFILGNGPDPRPELVASAKKLERWGVDFIIMPCNTAHFFAETIQKAIRVPLVSMIEETAEVVRETGLRKVGLLATNGTIKGLVYHRALLKHGVQIAVPGKNDQAQVMRAIYEGIKAGNLEMGRELLLKVAKKLEMRSDGIITGCTEVSVALKQEDLSVPLIDPMNVIAEKAVKLALGLEDL; the protein is encoded by the coding sequence ATGTCAGAGCGCGTCATTGGCATCCTCGGGGGAATGGGGCCGCTGGCGACGGCGGAGCTCTTCAGGCGGATAGTCGAGAAAACCCCCGCAAAGCGTGACCAGGATCATCCGAGGATAATAATCTACAACAACCCGAAGATACCGGACAGGACTGCCTTCATACTCGGAAACGGTCCAGACCCAAGGCCCGAACTTGTGGCCAGTGCGAAAAAACTCGAAAGATGGGGAGTGGACTTCATAATAATGCCCTGCAACACGGCCCACTTCTTCGCCGAGACCATTCAGAAAGCGATAAGGGTTCCACTCGTCAGCATGATAGAGGAGACAGCAGAGGTTGTTAGAGAAACGGGGCTCAGAAAGGTAGGCCTCCTCGCCACTAACGGAACCATAAAGGGGCTCGTCTACCACAGGGCACTCCTGAAACACGGCGTTCAGATAGCAGTGCCCGGTAAAAACGATCAGGCGCAGGTGATGCGGGCAATATACGAAGGGATAAAGGCCGGTAATCTTGAAATGGGGAGGGAACTTCTGCTAAAAGTTGCAAAGAAGCTTGAAATGCGATCAGATGGAATAATAACCGGCTGCACTGAGGTCAGCGTGGCGCTAAAGCAGGAAGATTTGAGCGTTCCCCTCATTGACCCGATGAATGTGATAGCGGAGAAAGCCGTGAAACTGGCCCTCGGATTGGAAGATCTCTGA
- a CDS encoding TldD/PmbA family protein: MENLIRFGEKFFDELEIAVYRSRDVSASVELNEISIASTRSGAVTVIRGIKDRRLGLAIVDSDEPEKVKGAIEQAAKMAKLNSPDEKWVSLPEPGKYREKPKPNYELREASPNALVEMLVRGMKLAREKDENLVVAGGEGGVSWEERRILNSHGIDVFQEGGAAFFFLEFVGRKGGVVTPGIFDFDARRDLNLDVEGVVERASQRVQWAYNVVPSKNEEVPLIFGPWAIAGLFSYALLPAFSGERLVKETTPLAGKIGEKIASDVITLYDDPFHPLALEPVVADGEGVPTRKNVLIDAGTFKGFVWDNYWAKVHGTESTGNGKRDVRSGGISIGFHSTVIEKGKRPLEDIISEIDRGYLVDGLQGAHSSNQDNGNFAVTANPAFLIEDGEVKGSSVFLIAGNVYELLQQASEVSKEQTVMPFMNTIITPHIKFENVKIAGK; encoded by the coding sequence ATGGAGAACCTCATACGCTTCGGCGAGAAGTTTTTCGACGAGCTTGAGATAGCGGTCTACCGCTCAAGGGACGTTTCGGCGAGCGTCGAGCTCAACGAGATTTCTATAGCATCAACGAGGAGCGGCGCAGTAACGGTAATCCGCGGGATTAAGGACAGGCGCCTTGGGTTGGCTATTGTCGACAGTGACGAGCCGGAGAAGGTGAAAGGGGCCATAGAACAGGCGGCAAAGATGGCGAAGCTCAACTCACCCGACGAGAAGTGGGTCTCCCTCCCAGAACCGGGCAAGTACAGAGAAAAACCAAAGCCGAACTACGAGCTCAGGGAAGCCTCACCGAATGCCCTCGTCGAGATGCTTGTCCGCGGCATGAAGCTCGCCCGCGAGAAGGACGAGAACCTCGTCGTTGCAGGTGGAGAAGGCGGTGTAAGCTGGGAGGAGAGGAGGATTCTCAACTCCCACGGAATAGACGTTTTTCAGGAGGGCGGGGCGGCGTTCTTCTTCCTGGAATTCGTTGGCAGGAAGGGAGGCGTCGTCACCCCGGGAATCTTCGACTTCGACGCGCGCAGAGACCTAAACCTCGACGTTGAAGGAGTCGTCGAGAGGGCCTCCCAGAGGGTCCAGTGGGCCTACAACGTCGTGCCGAGTAAGAACGAGGAAGTACCGCTAATCTTCGGCCCCTGGGCCATAGCTGGCCTCTTCAGCTATGCTCTCCTTCCAGCCTTCAGCGGAGAAAGGCTAGTTAAGGAGACGACGCCCCTGGCAGGGAAGATCGGAGAGAAGATAGCGAGCGACGTCATAACGCTCTACGACGACCCGTTCCACCCACTGGCCCTCGAACCAGTGGTAGCGGACGGTGAGGGCGTTCCCACCAGAAAGAACGTCCTCATCGATGCTGGAACCTTCAAGGGCTTCGTATGGGACAACTACTGGGCGAAGGTTCACGGTACCGAGAGCACCGGAAACGGTAAGAGGGACGTAAGGAGCGGCGGAATCAGCATAGGCTTCCACAGCACAGTGATAGAGAAGGGGAAGCGCCCACTGGAAGACATTATATCAGAGATAGACAGGGGCTACCTCGTGGATGGCCTCCAGGGTGCACACTCAAGCAACCAGGACAACGGAAACTTCGCGGTAACCGCTAACCCCGCGTTCCTCATAGAGGACGGTGAAGTTAAGGGGTCGAGCGTCTTCCTCATAGCCGGCAACGTCTACGAACTTCTCCAGCAGGCGAGCGAGGTCTCAAAGGAGCAGACTGTAATGCCCTTCATGAACACGATAATAACACCGCACATAAAGTTTGAGAACGTGAAGATAGCGGGGAAGTGA
- a CDS encoding class I SAM-dependent methyltransferase family protein, translated as MLAVKVPKREAERMRRKLLELGVLAKGYSPKREGDFVFFPVTGPVEGFELVEAEFKETGIRPHSYREVVKVPDELRPLLPSSFDIIGDIAIIELPEELMEYGNAIGEAILKVHRHIKAVFAKGSSVSGEYRVRELIHLTGERRTETLHRENGIRLRLDVARVYYTPRLATERMRVFEKTRPGEVVFDMFAGVGPYSILLAKKAKLVFACDINPWAIKYLEENRRLNKAFNVIPILGDVRKIVGQVEADRVIMNLPKFAGKFLREAMVSVKSGGTIHYYGFGPEEDLFSEHEAKIKAFARELGFKVEFLDERKVRPYAPRQFNIAIDFRVWK; from the coding sequence ATGCTCGCCGTAAAAGTCCCCAAGCGTGAAGCAGAGAGGATGAGAAGAAAGCTCCTCGAACTCGGCGTCCTGGCTAAAGGGTACTCTCCAAAACGCGAAGGCGATTTTGTATTCTTCCCCGTCACAGGGCCAGTAGAGGGGTTCGAACTCGTCGAGGCCGAGTTCAAGGAGACTGGGATAAGGCCCCACAGCTACCGCGAGGTCGTGAAAGTTCCAGATGAGCTGAGGCCGCTTCTCCCGAGTTCATTTGACATCATCGGCGACATCGCAATAATCGAACTCCCCGAAGAGCTCATGGAGTATGGAAACGCCATCGGGGAGGCTATCCTCAAAGTCCACCGCCACATAAAGGCGGTCTTCGCAAAGGGGAGCAGTGTCTCCGGGGAATATCGGGTGAGGGAGCTGATCCATCTGACTGGTGAGAGGAGAACGGAAACACTCCACCGCGAGAACGGGATAAGGCTGAGGCTCGACGTCGCAAGGGTTTACTACACGCCGAGGCTCGCCACTGAGAGGATGAGGGTCTTCGAGAAGACCCGGCCGGGAGAGGTAGTCTTTGACATGTTCGCGGGAGTCGGCCCCTACTCAATCCTCCTTGCCAAAAAGGCAAAGCTCGTCTTTGCCTGCGACATAAACCCCTGGGCGATAAAGTACCTTGAGGAGAACAGGAGGCTCAACAAAGCTTTCAACGTCATCCCCATCCTCGGCGATGTGCGGAAGATAGTGGGCCAGGTCGAGGCTGATAGAGTGATAATGAACCTCCCCAAGTTCGCGGGTAAGTTTTTGAGGGAGGCCATGGTGAGTGTTAAGTCCGGCGGAACAATCCACTACTACGGCTTCGGCCCGGAGGAAGACCTGTTCTCGGAGCACGAGGCGAAGATAAAGGCCTTCGCGAGGGAGCTGGGCTTTAAAGTGGAGTTCCTCGACGAGAGGAAGGTCCGCCCCTACGCGCCGAGGCAGTTCAACATCGCGATAGATTTTAGGGTTTGGAAGTGA
- a CDS encoding cupin domain-containing protein produces the protein MKAEIKNLIDRGTYRKLPLFEGELPEGSYAQIVEVKPGQTVRKHYHERQYELFYIMGGEAKLGIGETEYLAKPGDIFLVKPKTVHWVVNEKDEPFRLFVIKLNYYGDDSVWLEE, from the coding sequence ATGAAAGCCGAAATCAAAAACCTCATTGACCGCGGGACTTACCGAAAGCTCCCGCTCTTTGAGGGTGAACTGCCTGAGGGGAGCTACGCCCAGATTGTCGAGGTCAAGCCGGGCCAGACCGTCAGAAAACACTATCACGAGCGCCAGTACGAGCTGTTCTACATAATGGGCGGTGAGGCAAAGCTGGGGATAGGGGAGACTGAATACCTGGCAAAGCCCGGAGACATCTTCCTCGTCAAGCCGAAGACCGTCCACTGGGTGGTTAACGAGAAGGACGAGCCTTTCAGGCTGTTCGTCATTAAACTGAACTACTACGGTGATGACTCCGTCTGGCTCGAGGAGTAA
- a CDS encoding TldD/PmbA family protein, with translation MEELERALRWAEKNLKADYIELRYEDLKKTTLGLKDGVFTSFTGKLQGGVAIRVLADGAWGFASTSDLTNLERKIEEAYKLAKAAAQTKKEKIELTEIKPVEDFVKSKMKVKPREVDIEEKVNHLRELEKLLKEDEAVKSVQVRYEDGGGKKLLLTNEGTRIEWDYNYLYQGTYVTGKADGKLAMARDSIGAVDYGWELMTEREPNEKVAERLKRKMWSQLKGVAPKRGEFPIVAGPIVVGIIAHEALGHLAEADLTINSPFKDLIGKQIAPEYVTMSERYVDGGFGNDRYDDEGVPVKDIHIIENGILRQIMLNREYAARWDIEPNGHARAESYRYPPIIRMRNTLFEPGDHSFEELIEDVKFGYYVVDFRGGQAQLNSAFQVGVQEGYVIRDGEIAEPIRDTSITGVAIEALKKISAVGKDFGLEVGFCGKGQTAFVSSGGPHMRFDGGIIIG, from the coding sequence ATGGAAGAACTTGAAAGGGCCCTTCGGTGGGCTGAGAAAAACCTCAAGGCGGACTACATAGAGCTCCGCTATGAAGACTTGAAGAAGACAACGCTCGGCCTTAAGGACGGCGTTTTTACGAGCTTTACCGGCAAGCTCCAGGGAGGCGTTGCCATAAGGGTTCTGGCGGACGGAGCATGGGGATTTGCCTCGACCAGCGATCTCACAAACCTTGAGAGGAAGATCGAGGAGGCCTACAAGCTGGCAAAGGCAGCGGCACAGACCAAGAAGGAGAAGATAGAGCTGACCGAGATAAAGCCGGTGGAAGACTTCGTCAAGAGCAAGATGAAGGTCAAACCGAGGGAAGTTGACATCGAGGAGAAAGTGAACCACCTCCGCGAGCTGGAGAAGCTCCTCAAGGAAGACGAGGCCGTAAAGAGCGTCCAGGTACGCTACGAGGACGGCGGTGGTAAAAAGCTCCTCCTCACCAACGAGGGGACCAGAATAGAGTGGGACTACAACTACCTCTATCAAGGGACATATGTGACGGGCAAGGCCGACGGCAAGCTCGCCATGGCTAGGGACAGCATTGGAGCAGTGGACTACGGCTGGGAGCTGATGACCGAGAGGGAGCCAAACGAGAAGGTCGCCGAGAGGCTGAAAAGGAAGATGTGGAGCCAGCTCAAAGGTGTGGCTCCAAAGCGCGGCGAGTTCCCCATCGTCGCTGGCCCGATAGTGGTCGGGATTATAGCGCACGAGGCCTTGGGGCACCTCGCTGAGGCGGACCTCACGATAAACTCACCCTTCAAGGACTTAATCGGCAAGCAGATAGCCCCAGAGTATGTCACAATGAGCGAGAGGTACGTTGACGGCGGCTTTGGAAACGATCGCTATGATGACGAGGGCGTCCCCGTCAAAGATATCCACATCATCGAGAACGGGATTCTCAGGCAGATAATGCTAAACCGCGAGTACGCGGCCAGGTGGGATATAGAACCAAACGGACACGCCAGAGCGGAAAGCTACCGCTATCCTCCGATAATCAGAATGAGAAACACGCTCTTCGAGCCAGGTGACCACTCATTTGAAGAGCTGATTGAGGATGTCAAGTTCGGCTACTACGTCGTTGACTTCAGAGGAGGACAGGCACAGCTTAACAGCGCCTTCCAGGTCGGAGTGCAGGAGGGCTACGTCATCAGGGACGGTGAGATCGCCGAGCCGATAAGGGACACCTCAATTACTGGAGTCGCCATCGAGGCCCTCAAGAAGATTTCAGCGGTCGGCAAGGACTTCGGCCTTGAGGTCGGCTTCTGCGGCAAGGGACAGACGGCCTTCGTAAGCTCCGGCGGCCCGCACATGCGCTTCGACGGAGGAATAATCATCGGGTGA
- a CDS encoding integrase, with protein sequence MPRPGFEPGARARKLQSSPQMPLNAFWSQHKEAYKKWLSLRVATEETKRRYPATLEKFFKAYMIQSYEDLQEALISIEYKRHITKALRSFVNFLKSRGLITREQHLDLKEIIWTKPVKPRKVNVSNEQIRAALEYYEQKDPVLATIYKALVFSGLRLKAVVELFNEFDREKLILPEEHPNIAKYPLHRQKGQKKAFYAYLPRDFALSELEQLPLDYEHVKNRLRVKLRSIRETEKSVKFSAAAVREWFATFLARQGCPFEVINFIQGRAERGVLEKHYLNLEILADEWYSAVVDDLKKVLEGEG encoded by the coding sequence GTGCCCCGGCCGGGATTTGAACCCGGGGCGCGGGCTCGAAAGCTACAGTCCTCCCCCCAAATGCCGTTAAATGCGTTTTGGTCTCAACATAAAGAGGCATATAAAAAATGGCTCTCCCTCAGAGTTGCCACAGAGGAAACGAAGCGCCGTTACCCCGCCACCCTTGAGAAGTTTTTCAAGGCATATATGATTCAGAGTTATGAGGACCTCCAAGAAGCACTAATATCAATAGAATATAAGAGGCACATCACAAAGGCTCTCAGGAGTTTTGTGAACTTTCTCAAAAGCAGGGGACTGATAACACGCGAGCAGCATCTTGATCTAAAAGAGATCATCTGGACGAAGCCAGTCAAGCCACGGAAGGTAAATGTTTCAAATGAGCAAATAAGGGCCGCTTTAGAGTATTACGAGCAGAAAGATCCTGTTCTGGCAACAATCTACAAAGCTCTGGTTTTCTCTGGTCTAAGATTAAAAGCAGTGGTCGAGCTCTTCAATGAGTTTGACCGGGAGAAGCTGATCCTTCCAGAAGAGCACCCAAACATCGCGAAATACCCCTTACACCGCCAGAAGGGCCAAAAGAAAGCCTTCTACGCATACCTGCCGCGCGACTTTGCCCTTTCTGAGCTTGAACAACTTCCTCTTGACTATGAGCATGTAAAGAACAGGCTCCGGGTCAAACTTCGCTCAATTAGGGAAACAGAGAAGAGCGTCAAGTTCTCGGCTGCAGCAGTAAGGGAATGGTTCGCGACGTTCCTGGCAAGACAAGGCTGCCCGTTTGAAGTCATCAACTTCATCCAGGGCAGGGCTGAGCGCGGAGTTCTGGAAAAACATTACCTCAATCTGGAGATTCTGGCCGATGAGTGGTATTCTGCGGTTGTTGACGACCTGAAGAAGGTTTTGGAGGGTGAGGGATGA
- a CDS encoding ribbon-helix-helix protein, CopG family, whose protein sequence is MARGKLNETGSYVWGFSIDDETHRMIEELSASLGLKNKSAVVRLAIRKLYRDTKI, encoded by the coding sequence ATGGCCCGGGGGAAACTAAATGAAACTGGCTCGTACGTGTGGGGTTTCTCAATTGATGATGAGACGCACAGGATGATTGAGGAGCTCTCCGCGTCATTGGGGTTGAAAAACAAGTCGGCAGTTGTTAGACTTGCAATCAGAAAACTCTATCGGGACACTAAAATCTGA